One Nocardioides luti DNA window includes the following coding sequences:
- a CDS encoding zinc-binding dehydrogenase: MITQGAVVREPSNVRPFAESKPVRVENVIIAELGPKECLVEIAFAGLCHSDLSAVDGSRTRNLPVMIGHEASGVVREVGPETTFRSGDHVVLSWVASCGECRDCRAGRPSQCGAGNSANIKGTLLNGAIKYSDKAGDVIYHRGGVSALSRQVAVHEASLVKIDASIPLDVAAVAGCAVLTGAGAVINSAHPEPGSSIAVFGMGGLGLSAVMAAKMFGCAPVIAVDVLESKFARAAELGATHFVNAAKVDPVAAIGRIVPGGVDFAVESAGVAQVLNQAYYSTNLGGTTVPVGLPESDAVFSVPVTEFVRSQRKLVGSYMGAAVPRRDIPRFLDLHTRGLLPIDRLISQRFSLDEINTAFDHLADGNGARQVIDMSL, translated from the coding sequence ATGATCACGCAAGGGGCAGTAGTCCGAGAACCCTCCAACGTCCGACCCTTCGCCGAGTCGAAGCCGGTCCGCGTCGAGAACGTCATCATCGCGGAGTTGGGTCCAAAGGAGTGCCTGGTCGAGATCGCGTTCGCCGGACTCTGCCATTCGGACCTGTCCGCTGTGGACGGTTCGCGAACGCGGAATCTTCCGGTGATGATCGGTCACGAGGCGAGCGGCGTGGTGCGTGAGGTGGGACCCGAGACGACCTTCCGCTCCGGTGACCACGTGGTCCTCTCGTGGGTGGCCTCGTGCGGGGAGTGTCGCGACTGCCGTGCGGGACGCCCGAGTCAGTGCGGCGCAGGAAACTCGGCCAATATCAAGGGCACGCTGCTGAATGGAGCGATCAAGTACTCCGACAAGGCCGGCGACGTGATCTATCACCGTGGTGGCGTCTCTGCGCTGTCCCGCCAGGTGGCGGTCCACGAGGCCTCCCTCGTAAAGATAGATGCCAGCATTCCGCTGGATGTCGCTGCGGTGGCGGGCTGTGCTGTTCTCACCGGAGCGGGCGCGGTCATCAATTCGGCGCACCCTGAGCCTGGGTCCAGCATTGCAGTCTTCGGCATGGGGGGCCTGGGCCTCAGCGCGGTTATGGCCGCGAAGATGTTCGGCTGCGCCCCGGTCATCGCGGTCGACGTCCTGGAGTCAAAGTTCGCGCGGGCCGCTGAGCTCGGAGCCACGCACTTCGTGAACGCCGCGAAGGTGGACCCCGTCGCCGCGATCGGCAGAATCGTACCCGGCGGCGTCGACTTCGCCGTGGAAAGTGCCGGCGTCGCGCAGGTTCTGAACCAGGCGTACTACTCCACGAACCTCGGTGGAACCACGGTCCCGGTCGGTCTGCCCGAAAGCGACGCGGTGTTCTCGGTTCCCGTGACCGAATTCGTTCGCAGCCAGCGCAAGCTCGTGGGCAGCTACATGGGTGCGGCGGTGCCCCGGCGCGACATCCCCCGCTTCCTCGATCTGCACACCCGCGGTCTGCTGCCGATCGACAGACTGATCTCCCAGCGCTTCTCGCTGGACGAGATCAACACTGCTTTCGACCACCTCGCTGACGGAAACGGCGCGCGTCAGGTGATCGACATGTCTTTGTGA
- a CDS encoding CaiB/BaiF CoA transferase family protein, protein MTKLPLTGVRVADFCWVGAGSYMTKLLADSGAEVIKIESSARLDAVRLTPPFKDGIRGVDRSGYFADRNTSKRSVTINMKTSDGQALARRLISQSDVVANNFTPRVMKKFGLSYEEVREFNPGIVYVAMSMQGTVGPDRDYLGFGQTIAALVGFHHLTGVPNRPPVGTGTNYPDHVPNPTHAAFATIAALRHRRRTGRGQYIDMAQTEPTVGLLGASILDYTVNGRDSEAIGNGHRRFAPQGVYQCAGDDEWIAISVTDDRQWPAFTQVLDLPEAQWPRQCETEAGRHHNRERLDAVIATAVAGRDASALATELLERGVPAGRVASAADVMSDPQLVARGHWVRLDHPEMGKTAYNGTPFALSRTPARLSRAPMLGEHTREVCREYLDLDDREIDRLTADGVLV, encoded by the coding sequence ATGACGAAGCTGCCACTGACCGGTGTCCGCGTCGCCGATTTCTGCTGGGTGGGCGCCGGGTCATACATGACCAAGCTGCTGGCCGACAGCGGCGCCGAGGTCATCAAGATCGAGAGCTCCGCCCGCCTGGACGCCGTCAGGCTGACGCCGCCGTTCAAGGACGGCATCCGCGGCGTGGACCGCAGCGGCTACTTCGCGGACCGGAACACCAGCAAGCGCAGCGTGACGATCAACATGAAAACCAGCGACGGCCAGGCCCTCGCTCGTCGCCTGATCAGTCAGTCCGACGTGGTCGCGAACAACTTCACGCCCCGCGTGATGAAGAAGTTCGGCCTTTCCTATGAGGAGGTCCGGGAGTTCAACCCCGGGATCGTCTACGTCGCGATGTCGATGCAGGGAACCGTGGGTCCCGACCGCGATTACCTCGGCTTCGGGCAGACCATTGCGGCTCTCGTGGGCTTCCACCATCTGACCGGTGTGCCGAACCGCCCGCCCGTGGGCACGGGGACGAACTATCCCGACCACGTCCCGAACCCGACGCACGCAGCCTTCGCAACGATCGCGGCGCTGCGTCACCGGCGTCGCACCGGGCGGGGTCAGTACATCGACATGGCCCAGACGGAGCCGACCGTGGGCCTGCTCGGGGCCTCGATCCTCGACTACACCGTCAACGGGCGCGACAGCGAGGCCATCGGCAACGGTCACAGGCGGTTCGCGCCGCAAGGGGTGTACCAGTGCGCTGGCGACGACGAGTGGATCGCCATCTCGGTGACCGACGACCGCCAGTGGCCGGCGTTCACGCAAGTCCTGGACCTGCCCGAAGCACAATGGCCCCGACAGTGCGAGACCGAGGCGGGCCGTCATCACAATCGCGAGCGCCTAGACGCGGTCATCGCCACCGCCGTGGCCGGACGCGATGCCTCGGCTCTCGCGACAGAACTGCTAGAGCGGGGGGTGCCGGCCGGGCGCGTGGCCTCCGCCGCGGATGTGATGTCGGACCCGCAACTAGTGGCGCGTGGGCACTGGGTGAGGTTGGACCACCCCGAGATGGGCAAGACCGCCTACAACGGGACGCCATTCGCCTTGTCCCGCACGCCCGCACGACTCAGTCGCGCGCCGATGCTCGGCGAGCACACCCGCGAGGTGTGTCGCGAGTATCTGGACCTAGACGATCGCGAGATCGACCGGCTGACCGCGGACGGCGTACTTGTCTGA
- a CDS encoding CaiB/BaiF CoA-transferase family protein, producing MSYMIPMSSMMGERRAPGALEGVRVIDLAGAAGNYCGKMFAELGADVILVEPKQGSELRHMPPFVDGEPEQSLPFFANNTSKRSIVLDIETEAARGVLRKLLKTAALLIESERPGRLVELGLGYEDLQRVNPALVVTSITPFGQTGPYAAYPASDLTCQALGGFMSLSGYADGPPVQPGGDQAYAAGNMFAAVASLLAVTHAELTGKGQHVDVSIQECVAMALENAVQFYDLEGTVRRRWGGQQKTTAYGVFECADGYVFLQAAGFGETRHWQNLLAWLKHEEIEGVDRLEGPAWEDRDYFNTDEAKQTLASVVTPFFRSRGKQDLYHEAQRWRVPFAPVNSPREVVESPQLKARDFWAETPGLGRDRVKVPGAPYKLSDTPWSLAGPAPELGADTAEILHELGVSSDEVAELTRQGLA from the coding sequence ATGTCATACATGATACCTATGTCATCTATGATGGGAGAGCGGAGGGCGCCAGGGGCTCTAGAGGGGGTCCGTGTGATCGATCTCGCGGGCGCTGCAGGCAACTACTGCGGCAAAATGTTCGCCGAATTGGGTGCTGACGTCATTCTGGTTGAACCTAAGCAGGGCAGCGAGTTGCGCCATATGCCGCCGTTTGTCGACGGCGAGCCGGAGCAGAGCCTGCCGTTCTTCGCGAACAACACAAGCAAGCGCAGCATCGTTCTCGACATCGAGACCGAGGCGGCTCGCGGGGTCCTGCGCAAGCTACTGAAGACCGCGGCGCTGCTGATCGAGTCGGAGCGCCCGGGGCGCCTGGTCGAACTCGGATTGGGCTACGAGGACCTCCAGCGGGTCAACCCGGCGCTTGTTGTCACGAGCATTACCCCGTTCGGGCAGACGGGACCATACGCGGCATACCCCGCTAGCGACCTGACTTGCCAGGCCCTGGGCGGCTTCATGTCGCTGAGTGGTTATGCCGACGGTCCACCGGTCCAGCCGGGCGGAGATCAGGCCTACGCCGCCGGCAACATGTTCGCAGCCGTTGCATCTCTGCTTGCGGTGACTCACGCCGAGCTGACCGGCAAGGGCCAGCACGTTGACGTCTCGATCCAGGAGTGCGTCGCGATGGCGCTGGAGAACGCGGTGCAGTTCTACGACCTCGAGGGCACGGTCCGGCGTCGCTGGGGAGGCCAGCAGAAGACGACCGCTTATGGCGTCTTCGAGTGCGCGGACGGATACGTCTTCCTCCAAGCCGCGGGCTTCGGTGAGACACGTCACTGGCAAAACCTCTTGGCCTGGCTTAAGCACGAGGAGATCGAAGGCGTCGATCGCCTCGAGGGTCCCGCGTGGGAGGACCGCGACTACTTCAACACCGATGAGGCGAAGCAGACACTCGCGAGTGTGGTCACGCCGTTCTTCCGAAGCCGAGGGAAGCAGGACCTGTACCACGAGGCCCAGCGCTGGCGGGTGCCGTTCGCGCCGGTGAACTCGCCCCGGGAGGTGGTCGAAAGCCCCCAGCTCAAGGCCCGCGACTTCTGGGCGGAGACGCCCGGGCTCGGGCGTGATCGCGTGAAGGTTCCCGGCGCGCCGTACAAGCTGTCGGACACGCCGTGGAGCCTGGCCGGACCGGCCCCGGAGCTAGGAGCCGACACGGCTGAGATCCTTCACGAGCTGGGTGTGTCCTCCGACGAGGTCGCCGAGCTGACGCGGCAAGGGCTGGCGTGA